The genomic window AAGTACTTCTAACTAAATGGTGGATGATTGTCTACTAATGTTTTGGACTTTTACACCATTATTGATAATAATCAATAATGCACCATTATTGATAATAATGGTGCAAAACCGATAATCGCATCGTCTGGTTCGCTGATACTACAACATCGTTAATGTCATTTGCTAGcgtttctccccccctccatctctctactTATAGCGGTAGATCTTAACACAGTGGTTCATGCTGTCCGCCACGACCACCTGGCCCCCAGGCACCGGGGCCAAGCCCCTGGGACTGTTCAGGTCCTCCGCCACCAGGGGCCAGCCTACCCCTACGGCAGGGTAGAAGACAACACGGTGCTGCCGCTTGCCCCAGTCGGCCACCAggacgtccccgtccccgtcgaTGCACAGACCCCACGCGCTTGTCAGGACGGGACCCAGGCCCGAGCACACCCCCAGGATCCGGATGGTCGTCCACCCGGGCTCAAGCACCCGGATGCAGGGGACGCGGCCCGTCTCGTTGCCCCGCTCCGACACGGCCACGAGCCCTGTAGTGACGCAGGCCGCCACCAGGTGGGGCCGGTGGAACTTGGTGACCGTCGTGCGCTCCAGTCGCACGCCCGTCTTGGGGTCCAGCTTCAGCGCGGTCAGGGAGCCTCGCTTCATGTCGGCCACCAGGAACTCGTCCTCCCGGGTGACGGTCACCCCCCGGGgggcctccagctcctcgtTGGTGGAGCCGATGGAGGAACCCCCGAAGGTCTGGAGGAGTCGTCCGTGACGGCTGAAGACAAGCAGGGCTCGCTCGGCGGCGCAGGTCAGGGCGATGAGGCCCATGGCGTTCACCGCCACGTCAAAGTAGTTGCAGATGCGGGCGGACCTCTCGGCTCCTGACGGACACACCTGCTGCACCACGTTCTTCTGGAGGTCCGTGACCTGGATTCGGGCGTTGCCGCAGTCCACCACGAACAACTGTCCCTTCACGGTGGCATGGACACCGCTCGGGAGGTTGAAGTCGGTTCGGCCTGACCCCTGTTTTCCAAACTGTCTGACGAGGTAGGCGGCGTTTAGTGCCGGTAAACCACCCACTTCCTCCACTTCCCTTAACTGGGGCACAGCTTCCTCTTTGCTGCACTTCTCGGATGGTTGCTCCACTCGGTTTCGTTGGAAGGTCTCCCCTTCGAgtgcagacagagacagagatctGCTCACAGGACTGGCGCATGTGCCCCTCTTCACTGGACTCAGGGGTCTCAAAACTCCCTCGTTGTAGTCTGTGCAACTTCCCCCAGACTCCTGGCAACAGCCCTGCTTCTGCTCAGGAGTTGAGGACTCTGGGGAGAGGCGCGTCCGGTTGGCTTTTCTGATTCCACGTCGCTCGCCCTTTCCACTGTCGATCAAGGGCCTCTGCCGGCCAGAGAGGTCTGCCGTGGACGCAGCTCGGCTGTGTACTTCCTTGAGGGAGGCTCTGTAAGGGATGTCGGCGGTGTAGCTGTAGTGGGAGTCCTCGCTGTCCGCGGGAGACGGGGGGCTACCGCTGTCCACTGAGGAAACAAGTGACCTTTTTTTGGTGGACGCGGCGAGGGGACAATGTCTGGGAGATAGATCTATAGCACTGTGGCTGGAGAAAGAACCCCTGGCCTTGATCTCCGTAGACGCCCGGAATTCCTCACAGCTGCCCTCAGGAGGGCAGGAAGGTTCATCGCTGGGGACAAGGACAAAGGTGCTCTTCCTTCTCCGAACCTTCTCGGTGCCGTCTCGCGTGACGTCAGACTCGTCGCCTTCCGACTCCCCCTGGCTTGAGACCGGTGGGAAGGCCAGGAACAGGTCATGGCCCGGCGAGTCGGAACACAAGGACTCCTGCTCCTCATCTTGGGACGACTCGGAAGCAGCGCAATGCTTCGGACTGGGCGACTTCAAGAAAGGTGCCTTGAGCCCTTCCTTGGGCTCCCCTGAGCTCGACAGTCGCAGTTTCCGGACGACGCGCGTACTCCCCGCGCTCGCCTTATCGACATCCACCGAGCTGCGTCTGTTCCCGGACACATTCGGCAGCAGATCTTTGCGAACCTCGGTGGGGACGGTGTTCAGAAACGTCCTCTCACCTGAGTGCAGAGCGCACTTCTGCCCTTGGACCCCACAGACGCCGATGGGATACGTCATTCCCTGCTCCCGGATCTCCACCTCTCCGAGGCTGAGGTCGCTCACCGGGGTCCGGGGAAGGAACTTCACCCTCTTCACGGACAGCGATATCTCCCACGGCTGGGTGACCTCGGCCACCCCTCTCTGGAGCTGGTTCTTGTTGGCCACTCCGGCGCTTCCACCCGACCGGTGCACCTGCTCCTTCAGCTGGGCCATCTTACGGAGCTGCCGGTCCAGCAGCGACTGCACCACCCTCACCGACGCCCCGTTCTCCCTCTTGACCTGGTCGAGCCGCCGCTGGGCCTCCCTGTGGTCCTGCTCCACCTTCTCCCGGAGACGGCGCTCCTCCCGCTGGGCTTTGAACACGGCGCCGTCCAGCTCCCggttcacctcctccacctcggcctGCTGCCGTTCCATCAGGGCCCGCAGCTCTCGCTCGCCCTGCTCCAGGTTTTCGAGGGCTTGGGTGACCAGTGAGGCGGCGAGGCGACGGAGACGGGCGAGAACATGGACTCCGAGGGGTAGAAgggcggagaaggaggaggggagttgGTGTTCCGGGGTTTGGGGGTGCTGTGAGTCAGCAGGGCGGAGAACCCGGGCAAGGGCCTACGCTCAGAGTGTGAGCGCGTCAGCATGATGGGGGAAACTTAACGAATGAGCCGAGATGGTAACGAGCGGCTCCGGGGCTAAAGAGGTCCCACAGTGGAGGTCTCCTTGGATAGGCCCCTGTGAAGAAAACCAGACAAATGTACTGTCATAAAAGAGAATAAACCTTACTTTATGATTCCATCAAATAAGACCCTGATTCAGGCTTCACAATTACATTTTTGTGAAAATCTACGGCTTATAATAATCTTTCTTCCCCAGTTTTCTCCACAAAATGtagaaactgcttttttttttactagtaAAAAGTCACCAGtcacaaaacatacacaaaaaataaacaaaaccatCCATTTGTTTGATAAAGAGACATTTAATCCTCAGGGGACAGAGACCAACCCCCTGAGTCAACTGAGCCATGTAAACTCCTCTCATCTTAGATTCCTTCCTACCCATACATTCTTGTTATTCTTTGGAAAGTAGGCCACTGCCTCACCTCGGACCAACGGTATCCATGTCCATCCGGGCTCCGAGTCACCCTGTATTGTGTGCTCACCAGAACCGAAAGCACCCAATGGGTGTCGAATGTCCCTCTCCATATAAGGTCAACCATTGTTTCGGGCACCCATATCTCATTGCAACCCCAAGGACCGAAAACATGTTCAAATAGTAACAGCAAGGCAGTGCTACTATCCAGTTTTTCAGTGCTTTTTAACAGGTTGAATAACGCTTGAAATAATGAAACGTAAACTAAAATGAAAGAAGGGCACTCCGGCCCGATGCGTGTGATTGTCGTCCTTCTCTCGCTCACGCTTTAAGGTTGGCCACCCGAGGCTCTCTCCTTGTGCCTTCTAGCATCCCTGCCCCTCG from Gadus macrocephalus chromosome 4, ASM3116895v1 includes these protein-coding regions:
- the LOC132455360 gene encoding uncharacterized protein LOC132455360, with the protein product MERQQAEVEEVNRELDGAVFKAQREERRLREKVEQDHREAQRRLDQVKRENGASVRVVQSLLDRQLRKMAQLKEQVHRSGGSAGVANKNQLQRGVAEVTQPWEISLSVKRVKFLPRTPVSDLSLGEVEIREQGMTYPIGVCGVQGQKCALHSGERTFLNTVPTEVRKDLLPNVSGNRRSSVDVDKASAGSTRVVRKLRLSSSGEPKEGLKAPFLKSPSPKHCAASESSQDEEQESLCSDSPGHDLFLAFPPVSSQGESEGDESDVTRDGTEKVRRRKSTFVLVPSDEPSCPPEGSCEEFRASTEIKARGSFSSHSAIDLSPRHCPLAASTKKRSLVSSVDSGSPPSPADSEDSHYSYTADIPYRASLKEVHSRAASTADLSGRQRPLIDSGKGERRGIRKANRTRLSPESSTPEQKQGCCQESGGSCTDYNEGVLRPLSPVKRGTCASPVSRSLSLSALEGETFQRNRVEQPSEKCSKEEAVPQLREVEEVGGLPALNAAYLVRQFGKQGSGRTDFNLPSGVHATVKGQLFVVDCGNARIQVTDLQKNVVQQVCPSGAERSARICNYFDVAVNAMGLIALTCAAERALLVFSRHGRLLQTFGGSSIGSTNEELEAPRGVTVTREDEFLVADMKRGSLTALKLDPKTGVRLERTTVTKFHRPHLVAACVTTGLVAVSERGNETGRVPCIRVLEPGWTTIRILGVCSGLGPVLTSAWGLCIDGDGDVLVADWGKRQHRVVFYPAVGVGWPLVAEDLNSPRGLAPVPGGQVVVADSMNHCVKIYRYK